From Aegilops tauschii subsp. strangulata cultivar AL8/78 chromosome 5, Aet v6.0, whole genome shotgun sequence:
AGTTTCCGTGGGAAGGAGCAATCTATGCCCCCAATCATCATGGATTCATCTATGATGCCATAGGCCAAACCcaaccgatattgcccctttcgCCTCCCTCCACCATGGCAGCATATGTTTCTTCTCCATGAATACCCATCTATGTGCAGCGCATATGGCTCCTTCATATGTTTTTTTTCCTCTTTTGTTGACACTATATTCCATATGCATGCTAAATGCGGGTCTGTCATTGGAGAAAAATCAAACAAAGGTTGTGCATGTGCTTTTTTTACATCAAGGTTGTGCATGTGCTTAATTACACTGACCTCCCGTGTTTTGTTTTGAAAAATTAGCAGACGATGCGTTCTGTtgtacaattttattttattcaaCCAGCAAGACTGCCTGCTAATTAGATGCTTGCAGAATGCCTCAACAACCTAAGAAATTTCTTAGGAAGTAGTAAGATTTATATATTACTCCCTTCCCTAGAATGTTATGAGTTATCTATTAGCTATTGCTATTTGGTAGAGTCTGAACCTGCCTAATGTAGTAATAtgtcacccgcaaaaaaaaaggaaTATATTGCCGCGAGTAATCCGCGGTGACCACAATTATCAGAAATTCAACATGCTTTGCCTCCCAAGCAAATTTTTGCGGTTGGCTACTTATGGCTGATACCGGTGGTATGGATGGAAAAAATATCTCTATTTAAGTGGTTCGCAGCATTTTTTTTTTGCATATTGCTTCTACCCTAATCAATGAACCACATTAGTCATTACCTAGGATACTACCAAACATGACCCAAAAAAATGCCCCCTAATTCGGAAAACATTCATGCTATGCAGAAATTGATGTGAATTAAATCCCTCATAGATTTTTATCTTTAACCTATCATATTGTTAGTCGAACTACTCTTATTCACTACATGTAAATTGATCCAATACATTGCTACGAATTCCCGCAGCAACGCGTGGGGATTTATCTAGTATATAGAAGCTTTTGTCCCTGCAACAATGAATGGTACACACATATAAGCATGAGTACATTGGAATTTTGATGCATGTGAGCATGATAAAGTCTAAACCGAGTGAGCACATCACAGAATTGTTCTCCACAAAAGCAAGCATGGGCAATCAGAAATTAACAACTCTGTAGCATGCATGTCACTCTCTCAAGAGCAATTTATGGCAAAAATGTACTATATGCAATCTATCTACTAAGTAACTATGCCCGCTCAAAATGGAGTGATCTTGTTCACTCGGCTATGGGAGCCCTCTCCTCGCTCGGTAAATTTACCAATTGTTCGTCTTTTTTTCTCCTTTTCCACATTTTCATTCATGAATGTCTTAGAAAATCCTGAAGATTTTTTGAAATTAATGATCATttttaaattttgaattgatataaagttcatgaacatttttaaagtcTATGAATATTTTCTAATTTGTGAAGCCTTTTCAAATTCACGAACATTGTTCGAGATCCACTCATATTTTTAAATTCATCAATATTTTTTAACAATTATGATTTTGTCAATTTGCAATATTTTATAAAAAAACCATGAACAACTTTTATTTTAACAAACttttaaataaataaattataGCTGCTTTATTTCCGAGCTAGCACTAGAGCGAGCGGAAAAAACTAAATGAGCGAGCGGAGTAGGGAGCGGAGCTGAGTGAGTCAACATGGAATAGGAGCTCCCAAGGGGCTCACACAACCAACACCGATTGACACTCACGCTGAAACGTGCAAGGACACCACAACCACGCACCAAACAACTACGCTTTCCTCTTAGAACAAATACCGTCTTCAACAGCAACCCAACACAATAATAAATGTATGAAAAACACCGCTAGAACATAACCAAAACTGAAGTCAACATAGATAAAAGCATAATGAAACAATCAACAACAATAACATGTTTTTTTTTCGTTATTTCCAGAAGTGAAAAATGACGAAGCGCGCATTTGACTCTAGGATGGGCtgagagagagaaaaaaagaagaagaatgtAGGCAACGAGTCTCATGGTGAGTACGGAGTACATCGTAAGACATTTCAGTGAAAACAAAATATCTTCAGAACAGTTTGATTGAGAGAAAATGTTTCAGTAACCTTTTTATAGTGCTCCATGTATACTCAGGTTGCATTGCTTTAATTTTATTTGATCCCTGGTCAAGCAACACATGCAATTGTAACGGGGTGGATGATAATTGATTTTCTTAGattcaaaaaaataaataaattcatTTTCTTATGAACTCCATCTACATTTTTCATGTTATGGATTGAAACTTCACGATCAGAAATTGTAATGCTGCACTTTGGTGAGGGGGTTCATGAGTGGTGAACCGCTACATTCATACCCCAGGAGAAGCTATAGAACGAACTAAGCATTTCAGCCAGCCAGAATACAAAGTTAAAACAAAACTGAATCATTTTGGAGGTCTGAAATCAACAGTTACAATCTTTTTTGGTGGAAGTAGATTCTTATATACACTTGATTGAGAATAGATGAATGGTTTCAGCATGCAATTGGATTTCATTACTAGTATATGAGTAAAGGCTGTAACTGAAGAATAACCATGCAATCGACGGTTCAAACAGTCGCAAGCAAGCAAGCAATTCATTCAGAAGGACAAAACGATCTTTCATTCATTCAGTTCAGAGATTCAGAACAAAAGCGTTCGGTTCACAGCTTCAGAGAGATTTCACCTAGCTAGTCGCAAACTAACGGAAACAAAGGCAAAGCAAATCGATGATCCATCATGGCTGGGCTCTCAGTCGAGCACCTCGAGGGCGTCGTACTCGGGGCCGGAGATGGCGTCGGCCATGATGGCCGACGGGGTGAGCACGCCGTCCGCCTCCAGGAACAGCCGCACCAGGTTCTTCGAGTAGCCGCTCACCAGCGCCACGCCGGCCTGCGCCGCCACCACCGGCACCGACGCCTTGGACGTGCCCACGTTCCAGAACACCACCTCGGGCACGGCGAACCCCTCCGCGGCGAACTTCTTCTTGATGGCCTCGTGCTCCGACACCCACGCCTCGCCGCCCACCCACCCGTCGAACTCCATGTCGCTCAGCACGAACACCCGCTTCACCATCATGTCCTTGGACAGCCCGCCGGCCACCGCCACGTTCAGGATCTTGTTGAAGACGGCCTGCAGGTTCGCGCCCTTCTGTGCCCTCACGGCGGCCAGCGTCCGCAGCTTCTCCACCAGCGACGCGCCGCGCACCTTGTGCAGCTGGTGCGTGGCGTCGAAGGTGATCACCCGCCCCTTCCACGGATCCTTGCTCAGCTCCGAGATCAGCAGCCCCAGCGCGATGGCCGCGGCCGCGGGCGGCTTCTCCACCGAGCTCGAGAGGGCGCACATGGCGATGCAGTTGCTGAGGCGGCCCTCCGACGCCAGGGACGCCACCATGTGGCGCCACTGGAGCTCCGCCGACTCGTCGTGCTCGCCCTTGAGGGCCGCGGCCAAGATCTCGTGAGGCAGCACCGCGTCCGCCGGGATCCTGGTCAGCCCGGCGCGCACCTCGTCGTAGAAGCCGGCCACGCCTGACTTGTCGTGCTTATCGAAGGCCTGCTTGTACTGCCGCATCGCCCGCGACGCCACGCGCGCGTAGGGGAGCTCGTCCCACTTGCGCGCGCTCATGTACACCTCCGGGAGCTCCAGGACCTTGCGCAGCGGCACGTCCACCTCGCGGCGGAGCCGGTTGCGGACGCGGTACGCGTAGTGCTTGTCGGGGATGCTGAGGTACTCCGGGCTCGAGTCGCGCGGGAAGACGCGGCGGGCGATGGCCTCGCAGAGCAGGGTCGAGCGGTCGTAGGACGAGCGGAGCGACGGGCACCACTTGGCGGCGAGCCCGATCTTGGCCGTGTCGCCCGAGCGCAGGTGCTCGAGGTCGGACTTGAGCAGCTCGGCGaagagctcggcgacgcggtcgtaGAGGAAGCGGAAGCTCTCGTCCGAGTCGTAGCGGGCGAGGACGACCTGCGCGTGCTCCGTCTCCTTCTGCCGCCTGGCCTTGGCGGCCTCGGCGGCCGCGCCGAGGCAGCGCCGCTTGTTGTTACGGGAGCCGCCGCGGCGGTGGACCCTGGTGCTGTCGTCGCCGTCCTTGCGCTCGTCGCGGGGGCCGTGGAGGACGCGGTAGACGATCTCGGGGAGGTCCTTGAGGCAGCCGAACCTGGCGAAGGAGGCGAGGTTGGCGGCGAGGGTGCGCGGGTGGTTGGCGTGCATCCAGAGCGCGGCGGCGTAGAAGCCCTCCCGGTCGGACTTACCGAGCCCGCGTACGCCGCGGAGGTGGCACACGAGGCGGAGCGCCGTGCGCGCGTCGCCGGCCCAGGCGACGCTGAGGAGCgcggccacgtcggcggccgccGTGGCGGCCGGGACGACCTGGAAGAAGAAGTCGACGCAGGGGTCGCCCGACGAGGCGTACGCGAGCGCCTTCCCCTCGGCCTTCGGCGGGCGCGAGACGCAGGAGCGGGGCGGCTCGGCGTCGCTGTAGTCGCCCTCGGAGTCGGagtcgtcgtccgatgacgacgaGTCGCCGCGGAGCTGCGCGCGCTTCGGCTTCTTCGGCGTCGGCTTGGCCTTGGGCTTGCGGTCGGGCATGTCGGTGTCGACGATGGCGATGGGAGGGCCGAGGAGCGCGGCCGCGGGGGGCGCCATGGCTGGCTTGCTGCTGCGGTGCCGCGGGGGAGGAGGTGGGGGTCTAGGGTTTTGGGGATCGATCGAGGTGGGGATTGGATTGGAGGAGGGGGGATGGGATTGGGAGGTTGGATCGGGAGCGCTCGGTCATATAGGCGTGCCGCCCGGCCACCGCAACCGACTTAAAAGAGTCCGGGATCCTTTGTGGCTGCATATGCAGGGGAACCGACTCAAATATTTCCAACTTGTACTACGAAGTTGTACTTTCACGGGATCATTTGTGGCTGCGTATGTATATTCTCTCAAAACACGTTTAGCACTACAGGCTGTGTTACACGGAAACTGGAGTGTCATGACTGTAAC
This genomic window contains:
- the LOC109757155 gene encoding uncharacterized protein → MAPPAAALLGPPIAIVDTDMPDRKPKAKPTPKKPKRAQLRGDSSSSDDDSDSEGDYSDAEPPRSCVSRPPKAEGKALAYASSGDPCVDFFFQVVPAATAAADVAALLSVAWAGDARTALRLVCHLRGVRGLGKSDREGFYAAALWMHANHPRTLAANLASFARFGCLKDLPEIVYRVLHGPRDERKDGDDSTRVHRRGGSRNNKRRCLGAAAEAAKARRQKETEHAQVVLARYDSDESFRFLYDRVAELFAELLKSDLEHLRSGDTAKIGLAAKWCPSLRSSYDRSTLLCEAIARRVFPRDSSPEYLSIPDKHYAYRVRNRLRREVDVPLRKVLELPEVYMSARKWDELPYARVASRAMRQYKQAFDKHDKSGVAGFYDEVRAGLTRIPADAVLPHEILAAALKGEHDESAELQWRHMVASLASEGRLSNCIAMCALSSSVEKPPAAAAIALGLLISELSKDPWKGRVITFDATHQLHKVRGASLVEKLRTLAAVRAQKGANLQAVFNKILNVAVAGGLSKDMMVKRVFVLSDMEFDGWVGGEAWVSEHEAIKKKFAAEGFAVPEVVFWNVGTSKASVPVVAAQAGVALVSGYSKNLVRLFLEADGVLTPSAIMADAISGPEYDALEVLD